The stretch of DNA TTTTACGTTCTTTAACTAGCTCATTAGTCGTGGACTCTAGCTTCTTATATGCTTCCAGCAGTTCTTTATTAAGGTCACTATGTGCttctgaaacagaaactaatTGGTTAGAGATGACTTCAAGTTCTTCTTGTGACCTTTTAAGTAGCCCCCTGACTGATGCCAGTTCATCTGAGAGAGTTGCAGAAACTGACTCTGCCTCTTCTACCTTTTTAGCCAGAGCCTGTCTCGCTTCACTGGCCTCATCTGTTAATTTTGAAATCTGGGTCATCAAGTCTTGATTTGATCTCCTTACTTCATCAAGATCTTCAGTGAGTTTAAACACTTCATTTCTGGAATCTCTTAGTGCCTCTTCAGTGGAATGAACAAGGTCTGACAAACTTTTCCTGGCAACAACTTCATTATCTAGCATCGTTCTGGTGGTGTCCAATTCATTGTTCAACTCGGCTATTCTAGTTCTGTCTTTACTAGAGTCACTCAATGCAGCTGAAAGTTTTTCTTCAAGCTGATTGAGCTTATTATTTTTCTCAAATAATAGTTCTGAATCGAGAGATGCCCTCTCTTCAGAAGCAGTTTTCAGGTCCATATACTGACTCGTTAGTACACTTATTTTTTCTTCTGCCTCACCTTTTTCAGTGCATAATGTTTGAACTTTCTCATTCAATGAGTCAATTAATGATGCCTTTGATTTAAGATCATCTTTATCTGTAAGAATATCTTTCTCCAGCTGCTTTATTTGAGAATTTGCCTGTTCTAGGTTCTCTTTAGCTTGACTGTAGATCGTACTCAGGTTCTGGTAGTCTTTTTTCTTGGCAGAAAGTGATGAACTGAGCTCCCTGATGTGTTCATCCTTGCCATTTACCTCTTGGCTAAGCAGATTTATCTTGTCGTGCAAAATATCAAGCATTTCCATCTTTTCATTCAACTTGCCTTCAGACATATGTTTGTCCTCCTCTGCTTCTGCAATAGTCCTCTTAAGTCGATCTATTTCAAGGTTAAGCTGCTCTACTAGCTCTTTTCCCCTTTGAACTTCCTCAGTTAAAGATGTTACAGTTCTTCTAGATGAAGCCAACTTATCTTGGAGCAAGGCTTCCTCATCCTGGAACTTTCTAGCTTGTTTCTTCAGTTCTGCTTGTTCATCCAATATTCTTTTCTCATAGTTTTCCCTAAGCATAGACATTGCTGCCTCATTTTCAACCAATTTGGTCTCCATCTGGGAACAGAATATTAGATTTGTTAAAAGCAAGTCCTATATTTTTTAGTCTTGCTCAGATTATCTCATTACCATAGAATGAAACAACATAAGCTGCTTGTTTTTGTAGTCTAAGAGAACTATATATTTTTGAGCAAAACACTTATAAGAAAAGTCTCGCATGATAACACCTATGAAGACATACATATCAGAGGTGCTAAATAAAGTCCAAAGATTCATGCCAAGAGTATACTTGTAAGTAAAAAGAAAACACTAAATGTTCAACCATTTTAAGATTAATTCTGAGAAGAATTCAGGCAagttgatcaactaaaaatctAATGGCATGTCTCGTAAATTAGCATCACAATCCCAATATTTCCAAGGAATATGGAAAATTGAATAACTGATTGCACAGTGGACCAGCTTTTGTGACTATAGAAAGAATTACTAGCTTGCAGCTCTTAGTTCATCCTTTGATATGATTGTGATATGCCACAAGGTAATATCATGGAGCACATTTTCCATTTACATGCATATAAATGTAGGGTGGAAAAAAGTACTAGATGGCAAAACCTAGTAGTTCCTTTGGCGCAATTTCAGTTCTGTGCATATGAAATTTAGTGCGAAAATTCTGAAGCAATAAGCAGTGGTaaaaaatataatttcataAACATTATTAGTGACTATAGATGACATACAGATGAAATGGTCGACTGCAAATCCTTCTTTTCCTGTTGAGAAGTACCAAGAAGTACAGTGAAAACACCAGAAGCCATAATTGCAATTGCATTCAGGAGACCTGCAAGCGGATTTCTTGCATGCGGTACTTTCACAACAGACTGAGGTAGTTCTTCCTGAGGCACCGCATGCTGAGATCCATCAGCCTTTTGGATATCTGTTCTATCTGAAAGAAAAAAACAATGTCATGTGCCCAATGTATTGATGTATGGACATAGCACCATATCAATTGAATTCAGAAAACTACTATTATTGAAAACACATAATCTGACGAGCGCAAACATGGAGATTCCACATGTATTGCAATTTGTTTTTCTAGAAAGCAATCTTTTTCCTCAATGGCAAAAGCACTGCTGACATCAATTCATTATATAATAATATTATGAGCATAATGCATATGGGCCAGCCATCATATGTCGGGCCAGCCCAGCAGGCCCAGCACACGGCCCAGAAGGCCTCCTCATCGATATGGGCCCGGTTCAGTTTAGATATTTTTTTTTAGTACGTTCGAGTTGGATTTGGAAGTTAGAGATAGGAAGGTGAGTCCGACGGGATTGCATCAATAAGATCCCATCTATCAGATTTCTCGGGAGTCAAGTTGAGGTCCTTCCTATAAATATAAGGGGAGATGTAACTATTTCGATTAAGCAGAGTTTAGGGTTTTGCTCCTCTGCCTTTTGCTACAGTTTTCTAATGTCTCGCCCTCCCTCCATCTCCCTACCTGGGCTGCCACCTCCATGGCCACTGGCCACAACCTCCTCCCTCCCCAATAGATCAGCACCATAACAGATTAAAGCGTTCCGCAACTACTAGCATAAAGAGAAATAAGAAAGCATAATCCTAAAAGAGAAACCATCTATTTCCCGAATTCAGTGGActaaaaaatacaaaaccaatTGCTAGGCATGATAATTGTTTTAATCCGGTTGACCCTCATATACTACAAAAAGGAAAGCTCCATATCAAATTAGCTAGAGTTGTATGCTACCACAGAAAAACTTGTCCTCATCTTCTCTACTCCCTCACGATGCCCTTGCCACTCTACAGCCTCCACCATGTTCATGCAGAAAAGAAGCACCATTGCTGGCAGAAGGTTCATCTCTTTATCATGTGGAACCAAGTGGGAGCATGAGTCTAGAACACCACATGCATAGCCACTATCAGTATGTCGCATGTCAATGTCCCGGTTAGGATCACAGCCAAAATATAGCAAACAACAAGAAATAACCTACACATACCCCGATTGTtcaatgcaagataaattaacTGCCTACGTAACCAATCCATGGTTAAAACTGCCAAATATATCCAAATAGTAAGAAAATATTTAAAACGGGTACATTCAGGCCACATTGTATAAAAGAACTTACTAGATAGCCATGCTGGGATAAACAAAAATTTAAATAATTTGCATGGATGGAATAGAAAATAATCAAGCAAGTGCATATGCATTGTAGTATATAGCACCCAAGTTACCATGGCAATTGTGCTTGCATCAATGATCTAGATGAGGCCAATGTGAGAATTAAAGGGGCTCGAGAGTTGCCAAACAATAGATCTAAGGCCCGCTAGATGACAAAAGGTTGCTGGGCACCAATCTTGAAAAAAGTAAGGAACTACGGAAAGACTTTTAGTCAGTTTTGATGTGGCTCTAGAGCACACACTTGGCATGAGCGTGGATATCGACAAATGATACAGGAATTGCAACAGAAGACAAGAAAGCATTTTGACTAGGTGCAAATTTGGATAAGTTTGGCATAATGGCATGGAGGCCTACCTGATGAGCTACTGGATTTTGAGAACTAGTTAATGTCAAAGGCAAGCTCAAGGAGACAGACAGTTGAGAGTGATGCCCTCTAAGTCCTGAAGTGAACAGGGATGAAGGAGCTCTTGGCGAGCTTGGAGCTCAAAGATGTTAACAGGAATTTGAACCAGCATGTAGGTCCAAAGTGATTATGGAGACTAGTTATGTCCTACCTGATGAGGTTTTATACATAAGAATATAAGATGGTTCAGAATGGCATCTACTAAATAGGAAAATAGGGAATAGAGTTCGATATAAGCAGAAGTCAGCATCGCAATTGCGCAGGCAACTTAGCaggttttcttacagaaaaaaAAAGTACTAACCACAAAATCTCGCAGATTTGAAACTAATAACATCTCAGATATCATCCTCGCAAAAAGGGGTTCGAAATGAGGCTTACTACTAACCAGTGACGAGATCAACCGTCGAGCGCTGCGCCCTgaccgccgctgccgcagccgcagcgtcgcggaggcggaggagcggtaGCACGGAGACGCCGACCAGCAGCACGGCCCTCCTCCGCGTGGCGTCAtccgccgccactgccgccaCCGATGGGGAGCGGGCGGCGTTGGACGCCGAGGCGAGGACGGCGGTGGGCGCCCGGGCCGCGACACCGCCGCGGGGTGCAGGGAGGagcgcggggcgcggcggctgcggcccCGGCGGCGAGAgcaggaggaggtggtggtagCCCATGCCGGGCGTCGCCGAGACAGAAAACCCTAGCCCCCCGTCGCTCGCCGCCGCTTCGCTAGCTGGAGGCGGGTGTGGCTAGTCACGTAAGCATTTGTGGCAACGGAAATGGCGGTGCGTTGGGGTCGGGAGTGGGACTAGGGAAGTAGGGAGTGGCGACGCGCAAGCGGAAGCGGAGCTGCCGAGCTGGGGGAGACGGCTTCCCTTCGGATACTTGTGTCTGCGACTGACATTTCCGTGGGCTTTTAACAGGCCTGATGGGTTTTAGAAAGGATCGTCTTCATTGGACCGGCCCATGCTAAGGCACAAGATAGCCGCCAAACGGCCCATTTTAAACATTAGAGCTTTTTTCCAAATGCTACGAAAATTCCTCCAGGAAAATGCTAGTATGAAAATGAACTGTTTCTATGAAGTTTTGCGTTCAGACCAATACACAGTATTGTGACTGATTTCATTCTTTAAAATGTTTAAATTTATTTCGAAGAAAATCGTCCCCCTAGAAAATAAATTTCAGAGAGTGTGATGTGATTGTCCCTAAATGTAACACAAACTATGCTCCACAGAGTCTACCATCCGTTGAACGGAACTTTCAGCTACCAAATTCTTGTCGATCACATGTCTCCAGGAACATAAGAATCCAAGTGACCTAACTTCACAAACAGTGCAAGGTGTAGCAAACAGACAACAAAATTCTCAAGAGCATTCAACCATTGATCGTACCTGTGTCTGCCCTGCATCATTGCTTAGCGACAGATCATGCAAAATTCAGGTTGAAAAGACATGGCCATTACTGAAAAAATCTATCAGAGAACGAGCCGGTTTCTTTGGTTTCAGAGAAAAAAAAAGTCTTTCTTCAGCTCCCATCTCAACAAATATAAGCCGGGACAAATTGCGGCATTTCAGATGATTTGTAAACATAAGAGTCCCCATTCTTCAAATCAGTGGTTCCTAGATCCTTACTACCATCACTTAGCTCCAGCTCTTTTTCATAAATCAACAGCAAGGCATCATCATGCCTTTGTCATAGCAATCACTACTGCTCCAAAACAGAATAGCCAAATTTGGACAAGCAGCTCAATGCCATTATCTCAAAATATTGTTGCAACTTACAGCACGCCAACATCGTCATTGCTGCTCAGGAAGAAACCAAAGAAGAGAGAAAATGAAAAGGGAACTTGCAATGCCAGTAGCCTTAGGACCAAAATTACATGCTAAAGGCAGGCAAGCTCTCCGTTCTAAAAAGCTGAGATATGAGATCTCGGCAACTTCTAGATGGAGCCTCCAATCCTCAATGAACGACCAATGCCACCGAATTTCTCAAATGCTGGAACAGAACTTACAAAACCAGCAAACCGATAATGGTGGTGGTGAAAACTGGGACGATCGACATTATTGATCTTCTACCCTGGCTCGCAGAGCATTGCTCCAGTGTCAGGGGAGGTGGACATCAACTGGTGCAGTCAGCACAACCATTTCGGCCATGAATATGTCATCGTTGAAGGAAGAAGATGAGCCAGCTGAGCTGAGGGATGATATAGCTGCGCTGTTCTCATCCTCTTCAGTAAGGATTTCATTATCCCTGCAGTTCCCGCTGCAGAAAGCCTTCTCACCACTGCAAAGGACATTCAGCAAATTGTTCAGTGCTCCTGGTTGTTTCTATGACCGTGAAACATGACAAAAGAACACGTTCTATCACCACTGCAAAGGACATTCAGCAAATTGTTCAGTGCTCCTGCAAAGAACACGTTCTATATCACACTGAACTCCTTCGTTTGAAGAAATGCGATCCAAGATTAGTAATGAACCATCAGATTCTTCAGTCAGTCTATCCAATTCAGGAATGCTCGTCTACTAACAAACACATTCAGAATTCAGATGCAAAATGCATGGAAGTTCCCCCAAGAACAAACACAGATCAATCACAATCGTCAATATCACAACAAAAGATTGTTGGGATTGCACTGCACCAGCTTACCGGTAAATGCAGGAGTCATTGCCATCCAGCTTCTTCTTGCAAGAGACGCAGGAGCTTTGGAACTCCTCGCCGACCTCGCCGTCATCGAAGCACTTCACCAGCCAGTAGGACTCGGCTCCTTCCTTCACTTCCATGGCATCCATGCTCTCAACAGTGCAGGGCTCCAAGATGCAGTCCCCAAAGATGCGAGTAGTCTTCGGGTTAGGACCGTGCGCAATGATGCAGGTGTAGTCCTCCGACTGCTCCACCTCCGTCGCGGACACGGACCGGATGTACCGGCGCGGGCCGCCGATCGACGCCGGCAGGGACCCGGACGCCCGGAACTTGCCGAGATCGGCAGGATGCCCGCTCGCGCCTGGCTGAGCGCCGCCACCGGGCACGATGACCTCTGGACCAGACTTCACATCCCCGTAGGACCTGCTGCAAGGCACCGGCATGCCGGTGGTGCTGGCGCCGGCGCCAGCGGCGGTCCCCACATTCCCGAGCACCGGGGACGCAGCCTGGCCGCAGTCTCTCGGCTGGGTGGTGAAGGATTTGGTGAGGCGTTGCGGCAGCTTGAACGGCTGCCGCATCTGGGGCCCCAGCAAGCGGTTCCTGGCGCCGGGGGCCGGCTCGGCGAGGGCGTCGTCGACGAGGCCGCCGAGCCCGACGCGGTGCGAGTCCCAGCTCCTTGGCGAGCGCGGCGACCGGAGCAGCGAGCCGCCGAGCGCGGCGAAGGGCCTGAGGTCGAGCGGCGACGTCGGGCTGCGCGCCGCCGTCGGCGAGTCGCAGTCCGGGCCGCCGCACTTGGGCGCCCCGAGCCCGACCAGCAGCCTTGGCACGGCGAAGAGCCGCGGCCTCCCTacacccgcgcccgcgcccgccccggCGCCGTCGTCCGCCGCCACCCTCCTGAGCAGCATTCTCGTCTGCGCCCCTGGAGAGCACGCGAGCCCAGCAGGATCAGCGCAAGCAGCTCAGCCCCTCCCAAAACGACGGGCACCGAAAGGCGAGGCGAAAGCAAAAATCCCCCGCGAGACGCCAAATCAGCCCGCCCCAGCACGATCCAAAGAAGCACCGGGAACTCCACCCGCAAGAACAAGGCGGCGCAAGCGGACAAGCGCCGCGCGGGGCGAACGGCGACGGGGAGATAAAGCCGGATGAGGAGGAATCTCACCTCACCTCACCTCCAAGTTGCGAGCAACAAAACAGTCAAAGAAAATAAAACACCCATGCGCGTCCCATCCCATCCCACCTGATCAGCTGCGCCGTTCCCTGTTCCCTCCCTCCTCGCTCGTTCGTCgtcgtctctctctctctttctttcctctcCACCGCAATGGTGCGAGGAGCGAGAGGGGTGACGGGGGAACGGGGGGATGTGGAGGCTGTGAGCGCACAGGCGCAGTAAAACGCCACTGCGTCACTGCAGTCGCTGCTCAATGCCTCTCGCAGCGGCAGGCCGGCAGATTTCTCTCTCACCGAGCAGGCGTGGCTTTGGCGTGCAGCGCATCAAAATCAGAGGAGGGGGGCAGAGAGCAGTGAGGTGACGGGTGGTGGGCTGCCTCTGCGGCCTGCGCCTGGGCTTGCTTCTGAAATACTCCTCCCCCGCCCATTCATGGCTGTTCAGCCGAGGGTAGCTCCGTAGCTAGGCACGCCCGGCTGCTCCATAGGCCGGCGGAGCTGCGACTCACTGTACGCGTATAAAGTATACGGCCAGTGGCACTACGTACGTAATACCGTATACGTATGAAGTCTTGCATCCATTGACCAGAACGGAGATACCACCGCATGACGAGTGACCGTGGTGAAATCTGGACGGCCAGGATGGCATGGCAGCGGCGTGATCCGACGACGCGCAGACGGGGACGCGGCCATGCCGGCGGACGCCTCCTTCCTCGTGTCGTGGGGCCCGCGTGGCAGGTGGAGAGAGATCTCGCGCTATCCAGGAGTCGTACGACTACGCTTTTATGGGCGCAGCGATGGGCCGACGATGACAAAGGCCGGCCCCGCAGCGGGCCCACCGTCGTAGTaggggagagaggggggagGTGCTGGCGCTGGATTCCTTCTGCGTCGCCTTTCCTTTTACGGTTTTacccggcgccccccccccccccccccccccccgctttTGTTTACTGTGCTTGAGCACGGGGGAAAGGTGGCGGCGCGAGTGGAGTGGTAACTGGAATGCAAAAGTGCCACGCGCATGTAAAGCGtgcgggccgggggcgggggtggggggggggggggggtggtgttCAGGAATATAGCACTGCGGAGCGATGCAGTGACGACAGTAAACGCATTGCCTTTTGTAAACATTGCCTCGGTTCTTTCTTTTTTTACCGTGAACATTACTAAGCAGGTTTATGATACTTGCTTCTAGCTCCCAAATGAAATTTCAGATGGAACATTACGCACTGATGTAAATCTCGGAGCGTGGTGCGTTTGGACTTTGGAGGGATTCTCCGGCACCAGGCTACAGTAACCTGAGTAGCCGAAGGCTGAGAAGCCAAAAAAAATGGTTTTACCGGTTCCCTGGGATGTAGGAGAAAATAGTTTCATGCTGCATCGGCGTTACAGTTCCTGTGACAGGTAAAGTTTCGGTTCTGTAACAAACAAGACGGTACACACAGCTAATGTTTGTTCTTCTTTTACTTCTCCGATCCCAACCATTGGCGTCTAGCCACCTCACCCCGTCCCTGCATCCGTCTACCATGTTAGCCTCATTCTAATCCCCAAACATACTTCAACCCCGAATCACATCTCTCCCATAACCCCTGAAGTTTGTCACTGCCGACATGTTCATACTTGTAACCTAAATTTCAGGATATAGTGGGATTTTTATGTGCAGTGTGTCTTTAATTGAAGGTATCCCATTCAGCACCCAGCTTCTCTCCCGGCCCCTTTTTTTTGACCCTTTTCCCAAATACCAGCTCCCGTCCTTTTATTCTCAGCTTTAGCTTGAGCCTAGTAGCTCAAGTGCCATAGTACAGCtgcattattattattatttaaaCGAAAGTACAGCTGCATTAGCCACGTTGTAGATGTGCTTTCCTTTTTTAGTGAAAAGGCCCTAGTGCATTTGCCTGTTTGTTCCCGTGATCGAGAGAGGATGATGCAGTGTGCCCAATAAAAAAAAAGTTGAGTCAGATCGTGGGACATACCTCGGTGCATGCACTGCACCGGTTCGTGGCGTCACTGTTTCAGAGCAATGAACGCTCGCCCGGCCACGGCCAGGTTACAGTCATGAAACGGAAGCGATGAGTAACTCACTACAAACAAGCTTCCCGTAGTAAGCTTGGTTCGTCCCAGTGGAGAATCACTGTAGATTGTACAACCATCAGGGATCCGTTCCATCCACATCCAACAGTGGCTAGCTAGCAGCTTTGTAGTATGCTCTGTCTTTTGGTGACACACTAATTTCTCAAGCCCTATTAATTAAAAAAAACTTTCGAGGCTAATGTGTTCCTAtatttgtttttttttaaaaaaagtacTTTGGTGTGAAGGTTGCTTTGCACTGAGCAAGCTTGTTTTTTTGCGTCTAATTCCGAGCCTAGCTAGGCTACAGGATGGCAGGCATACCAACCGAGTAATAAGCACTCGGTCCTCGTACCATTTATTCACATGCCCCCGGTTTTATCGTACAAGTTTGTAAACGTGCACGGACCCTTAACCCCCCTACCTTTCCTAGCTACTCGATGCATCAAGACAATTTGCTCTGACATGGCACACGTCATATTATTTTTTGTTCTTTTCCTGGAACCATTTTCGACATGTACAGCCATGTACGTGAACCGAAACGTACGTCGCTACATGAGGCTGCGACCCCCAAGCACTCGCCTCCCAGTGGAGTGGGCGCATACGATTTCACATGCTGGAGAGCGTAGGCTCACCAGCGTTGCAAAGGAACAAAGGTTGAGAGGAGCCACAGGCCTGCCAAGCACCTTTGCGGTGGAAGGATGGTCCATGGCCGGGCCCTGCTGCGAGAGGGGTCAAGAAGGCGCTGTGCGCAATTGAAACCCCTATTTGGTTTGTTTGTATGTGGGGGTCTCAATGATCAGCGGGAGGGATATGGAGGTCCCATTTCAGCGTTGGACAGGACAGGGGTTGGGGTCAGGGTCACCCTAAAGGTTGGGTCTTTATCTTGGCCACCAGTTATCCTAGCATACGTTCGTTTTCTCCTTGTAAAAAAAGATACGCTTGTCTTTTGCACTCATCCTcacaaaaggaaaaaagaatcTTATATAGATTCGGTATCGCCTGGTTTTTGCTTGAAGTGAAAATGGTTAGCTTAATATTGCTTAGTTAGTTATGATCTGCAAGTATGACTGAATTAATTACCTTAGTGGCCAGAATATTCAGCTCTTACTTCAAATGAAGTGAAAAAGAGAGGAATAAGCCCTGAAGAAGGTCCATGTGGAATGATGGAGTTTAGCTAAAAAAAAATATCTGTACCAGCTTCTGGTGGGTTAGTGAAATATAGTAGATCTCGATGTAACATTACACGAGGAAAAAAGGTTTCACTTGTAGCTAAGCCCCGATTTCGAAACCTGTTTGCAGTTTATCTGCGAATCAGCGGGCCAATTTAAGGAGGAGCCTCTTAGTTCCATCTTAACAAAAAAAGCCCATGACTGAACGtggtagaaaagaaaaggcccATGCCCATGCTAGTTTGGGCCTCCAGTCTGTATATATACCGACGACGGTTCAGATCTCATCCAGCTCACAACTCCGCACTCTCTCACCGTCTCACGCCCACACTGCCAGTCCGCCCGCGCACACAGCGAGCGCGCGAACGAGAGAGACATGGCCCACTCGCCGTCGGGatcgcgcgcggcggcgccgtcgaCCGAGGGCGGGACCTTCACCGACGCGGGGGCGGAGGACGTCGGCGACTCGAAGCTCTCCGCGTTCCTCTTCGGTGCGATCACATCCCCCCCCTAAAACCCTAGGCCTCTCGTCCTCTTGCTCTCTCGCGGTTCGCTTCTCCGGTTTGGTCGGCGTGAACCCCCTCCTCGCTCCTGCTTAGTTTCTCGCAATTCTGGTTTCGTTTGCTGCTCGGGTCGGCACGATCTGGGGACCTAGATTGAAGGTTGCTGATGAGGATTCTTCAAATTCGTGCTTCCTTTGATGAATGTGTGCTGCTGGGGACTGGGGTGCGTAGAATTGAATCCTCCGTGTGGCGTCGCGTTGCTTGATTCTGAACGAGCCTGTCGTCTGCGTAGAATCGCGAGCAATCTGGTTCCTGTCCATTCGATTTTTCCTGAATTCGTTCGCTTCCCCCATCGCATTCTTATTTGGGGTTAATTCCCTCTTCAATTTACTCGGTAATTTATCAATTGGTGTCTCCAATTTTTACCAAAGCCAAGCAAAATCTCCTGTGGAGATTATATCAGTTCTGTCTTCCGTAGATCACTTGTTAGATTGCAAGTACTAGCACACTGTGTTTCGCATGGGCACACACGCTGAACTGATTAAATGTGAGCAAGCCAGTAGTAAAAATGTGCATCTGAATTGTCAGTTCAATTTGGTGCTGCTCGAGTGGACGCCATTCGGACTAGTAATTTTTGAAACTTTGGGTGACGTTTTGTGCGACGTAGTTCGATTTTAGGTATGGAATCAAACCCCGGGCAAGTGCTTTGGGTTGTGGATTTGGACCAAGCGATTGGTTGCGTAGAATGGCATCCATTTTGTTCAGATTTTATAGAAAGCGAAGCGAATTTTCTAGAAACTGCCTCTGTTGGGTTGATAACTTGCTGAATTCCAAACACCCACGCTACTGAATTACTGATGGTTCACATTTGCACACCTGAATTTGCCTGCAAACCAGCAGAATAACTGTTGGCACCTGTGCTTCTATCACGGGCGAATATCTGAATATCTGATATCATTTGTGATAATACGGTCGAACTTATTACCTCGGATATTATTTGTGCTGCTAATACGGGCCTGAACTGTTTTTGCGTTGCGCAGACGTGTCGCTGCAGGTGCAGGGCGGTCTCCAGAACATGCTCAAGATGAGCAGGTGAACACCAGTCACGCCGTGCGCATGCATCCATCCCCCCGTCCCATTGTCCCCGATTCATGTGTTGCAAAATCACTGTGCTGGATCGGTTTTTGGCCCTGACGCTTTTTGTGCTGTACCCCTGTGGCTGACTGCAGCGAGATCGAGCGGTGCGACGGCGAGATCGAGGCGGAGGTGGGGCGCGCCAGGGACGCCGTGGCGGAGAAGGGCCGGGCGCTGGACGAAGACCGGGAGAGGGTCCAGAAGGCCGCCCTCGCCGCGCTCGACATCCtcagcggcggccgcggcgccatCTGAAGGGATGCGCGCGACGGACGCCACCGCCGACTTTTCTTCACGTCACACATCATACCTCAACAGTTCGTGCAAGACTCCTGAGTATGTCGCCACAACGCCAGTGTGCAAGACTCTTTCTAGTGGTAACATAGTGATGGTAGTAGTActgtagtagcagcagcagcagcagcagcttgtGGCGTCGTGCCTGGTGGAGACCTGGAATGGAAGGACTCCGTGTTACCGTGGTTGCCTCTTGTACTTCGCCGTGTACATGG from Panicum hallii strain FIL2 chromosome 3, PHallii_v3.1, whole genome shotgun sequence encodes:
- the LOC112886421 gene encoding uncharacterized protein LOC112886421 → MLLRRVAADDGAGAGAGAGVGRPRLFAVPRLLVGLGAPKCGGPDCDSPTAARSPTSPLDLRPFAALGGSLLRSPRSPRSWDSHRVGLGGLVDDALAEPAPGARNRLLGPQMRQPFKLPQRLTKSFTTQPRDCGQAASPVLGNVGTAAGAGASTTGMPVPCSRSYGDVKSGPEVIVPGGGAQPGASGHPADLGKFRASGSLPASIGGPRRYIRSVSATEVEQSEDYTCIIAHGPNPKTTRIFGDCILEPCTVESMDAMEVKEGAESYWLVKCFDDGEVGEEFQSSCVSCKKKLDGNDSCIYRGEKAFCSGNCRDNEILTEEDENSAAISSLSSAGSSSSFNDDIFMAEMVVLTAPVDVHLP
- the LOC112887653 gene encoding MAR-binding filament-like protein 1 isoform X1 is translated as MGYHHLLLLSPPGPQPPRPALLPAPRGGVAARAPTAVLASASNAARSPSVAAVAADDATRRRAVLLVGVSVLPLLRLRDAAAAAAAVRAQRSTVDLVTDRTDIQKADGSQHAVPQEELPQSVVKVPHARNPLAGLLNAIAIMASGVFTVLLGTSQQEKKDLQSTISSMETKLVENEAAMSMLRENYEKRILDEQAELKKQARKFQDEEALLQDKLASSRRTVTSLTEEVQRGKELVEQLNLEIDRLKRTIAEAEEDKHMSEGKLNEKMEMLDILHDKINLLSQEVNGKDEHIRELSSSLSAKKKDYQNLSTIYSQAKENLEQANSQIKQLEKDILTDKDDLKSKASLIDSLNEKVQTLCTEKGEAEEKISVLTSQYMDLKTASEERASLDSELLFEKNNKLNQLEEKLSAALSDSSKDRTRIAELNNELDTTRTMLDNEVVARKSLSDLVHSTEEALRDSRNEVFKLTEDLDEVRRSNQDLMTQISKLTDEASEARQALAKKVEEAESVSATLSDELASVRGLLKRSQEELEVISNQLVSVSEAHSDLNKELLEAYKKLESTTNELVKERKINATLNRELEALVKQSAIESEARKALQVDLDEATRSLNEVNQSTLSLSKQLETTNSKVSAIKEEKEMLSKALEEQKKSTVQAQENMEDAQNAIRRLGTERESFEMRSKKLEDELATAKGEILRLRRQICTSRPENTEVILETGAAPNSSQPLKEQPVNVRIQNTNSAGAVARSPKRIYRRRKGRPAA
- the LOC112887653 gene encoding MAR-binding filament-like protein 1 isoform X2, whose product is MASGVFTVLLGTSQQEKKDLQSTISSMETKLVENEAAMSMLRENYEKRILDEQAELKKQARKFQDEEALLQDKLASSRRTVTSLTEEVQRGKELVEQLNLEIDRLKRTIAEAEEDKHMSEGKLNEKMEMLDILHDKINLLSQEVNGKDEHIRELSSSLSAKKKDYQNLSTIYSQAKENLEQANSQIKQLEKDILTDKDDLKSKASLIDSLNEKVQTLCTEKGEAEEKISVLTSQYMDLKTASEERASLDSELLFEKNNKLNQLEEKLSAALSDSSKDRTRIAELNNELDTTRTMLDNEVVARKSLSDLVHSTEEALRDSRNEVFKLTEDLDEVRRSNQDLMTQISKLTDEASEARQALAKKVEEAESVSATLSDELASVRGLLKRSQEELEVISNQLVSVSEAHSDLNKELLEAYKKLESTTNELVKERKINATLNRELEALVKQSAIESEARKALQVDLDEATRSLNEVNQSTLSLSKQLETTNSKVSAIKEEKEMLSKALEEQKKSTVQAQENMEDAQNAIRRLGTERESFEMRSKKLEDELATAKGEILRLRRQICTSRPENTEVILETGAAPNSSQPLKEQPVNVRIQNTNSAGAVARSPKRIYRRRKGRPAA
- the LOC112886929 gene encoding uncharacterized protein LOC112886929 — encoded protein: MAHSPSGSRAAAPSTEGGTFTDAGAEDVGDSKLSAFLFDVSLQVQGGLQNMLKMSSEIERCDGEIEAEVGRARDAVAEKGRALDEDRERVQKAALAALDILSGGRGAI